In a single window of the Streptomyces sp. NBC_00285 genome:
- the crtI gene encoding phytoene desaturase family protein has translation MTRTVPGRTDHVVVVGAGLSGLAAALHLLGAGRRVTVVERDPAPGGRAGLLERGGYRIDTGPTVLTMPHLADEAFAAVGDSLSRRVDLVPLHPAYRAQFADGSSLDVHTGADAMEAEVERFAGAREAAGYRQLRGWLERLYRVQMRRFIDVNFDSPFGLLTPDLARLAALGGFGRLDARIGRFLHDERLRRVFSFQSLYAGVAPARALAAYAVIAYMDTVAGVYFPRGGMHALPRAMADAAAEAGADLRFGETVTRLERSGDRVTAVVTEQDRIACDAVVLTPDLPVAYGLLGRAPKRPTGLRFSPSAVILHAGTDRTWPQLAHHTISFGAAWQRTFTELTDTGRLMSDPSLLITRPTATDPALAPPGRHLHYILAPCPNTAVGPGAADWGELAAGYRHSLLTELDRRGLDGIASAIEEECLVTPADWQDSGHAAGSPFSAAHTFAQTGPFRPRNLVRGTVNAVLAGCGTTPGVGVPTVLLSGKLAAARITGRDRHPRPTARPSRERRAA, from the coding sequence ATGACCCGCACCGTTCCCGGGCGCACCGACCACGTCGTGGTCGTCGGTGCCGGTCTGTCCGGACTGGCCGCCGCCCTGCACCTCCTGGGCGCCGGCCGCAGGGTCACCGTGGTCGAGCGGGACCCGGCGCCGGGCGGGCGCGCCGGGCTGCTGGAGCGCGGCGGCTACCGCATCGACACGGGTCCCACCGTGCTGACGATGCCGCACCTCGCCGACGAGGCCTTCGCCGCCGTCGGCGACAGCCTGAGCCGGCGTGTCGACCTCGTGCCGCTCCACCCGGCCTACCGGGCGCAGTTCGCCGACGGCAGCAGCCTGGACGTCCACACCGGCGCCGACGCGATGGAAGCGGAGGTCGAACGCTTCGCCGGGGCCCGGGAGGCGGCCGGTTACCGGCAGCTGCGTGGCTGGCTCGAACGCCTCTACCGGGTCCAGATGCGCCGCTTCATCGACGTCAACTTCGACTCTCCCTTCGGTCTGCTGACCCCCGACCTCGCCCGTCTGGCGGCGCTCGGCGGATTCGGCCGGCTGGACGCGCGCATCGGGCGCTTCCTGCACGACGAACGCCTGCGCCGGGTCTTCTCCTTCCAGTCCCTGTACGCGGGCGTCGCCCCGGCCCGCGCGCTGGCCGCGTACGCCGTCATCGCCTACATGGACACCGTGGCCGGCGTGTACTTCCCGCGCGGCGGCATGCACGCCCTGCCCAGAGCCATGGCCGACGCGGCCGCCGAGGCCGGGGCCGACCTGCGCTTCGGGGAAACGGTCACCCGGCTGGAACGCTCCGGTGACCGGGTCACCGCCGTCGTCACGGAACAGGACCGCATCGCCTGCGACGCCGTGGTGCTCACGCCCGACCTGCCGGTCGCCTACGGTCTCCTCGGCCGCGCCCCCAAGCGCCCCACCGGCCTGCGCTTCTCCCCCTCCGCCGTGATCCTGCACGCGGGCACGGACCGCACCTGGCCGCAGCTCGCCCACCACACCATCTCCTTCGGTGCGGCATGGCAGCGGACCTTCACCGAACTCACCGACACCGGCCGCCTGATGAGCGACCCCTCGCTGCTGATCACCCGCCCCACCGCCACCGACCCGGCCCTCGCCCCGCCCGGCCGGCATCTGCACTACATCCTGGCCCCCTGCCCCAACACCGCCGTCGGCCCCGGCGCGGCCGACTGGGGCGAGCTGGCCGCCGGATACCGCCACAGCCTGCTCACGGAACTGGACCGGCGCGGCCTCGACGGCATCGCCTCCGCCATCGAGGAGGAGTGCCTGGTCACGCCCGCCGACTGGCAGGACAGTGGACACGCGGCGGGCTCCCCGTTCTCCGCCGCCCACACCTTCGCGCAGACCGGACCGTTCCGGCCCCGCAACCTGGTCCGCGGGACCGTCAACGCCGTCCTCGCCGGCTGCGGCACCACCCCGGGCGTCGGCGTGCCGACCGTCCTGCTGTCCGGCAAGCTGGCCGCGGCCCGGATCACCGGCCGCGACCGGCACCCGCGCCCCACCGCACGGCCGTCCCGCGAGAGGAGGGCGGCATGA